In Chloracidobacterium sp., the following proteins share a genomic window:
- a CDS encoding PspA/IM30 family protein encodes MGLWARIKRVFFATSGAALDRIENPELVLQQTIRDMRDRVPELNNSVAQVMATERLLLKQKENLSTQVVELDSKIKASVKMGRDDIATAYIGQLQQAQADLERTGTQAEQAQMASQQALKARDNYVLNMKKRTAEAMQLISAAKQAKLQEQLAQTMEAFNIGDDASTFNEMREKIDRRVAAAEAKLQLGAASVDNQMADIEREAMDIQMQDKLLEYKQQMGMLGAGTPPESKQIEAGAPVQEAEIIENVEVKDAHQSS; translated from the coding sequence ATGGGACTTTGGGCGAGGATCAAACGAGTATTTTTTGCCACGTCGGGGGCCGCGCTCGATCGGATCGAGAACCCCGAACTGGTGCTGCAGCAAACGATACGCGACATGCGCGATCGCGTGCCGGAATTGAACAACTCCGTCGCACAGGTGATGGCGACCGAGCGGCTGCTGTTAAAGCAGAAAGAAAACCTTTCGACGCAGGTCGTCGAGCTTGACAGCAAGATCAAGGCGTCGGTCAAGATGGGCCGCGACGACATCGCCACGGCCTACATCGGCCAGCTGCAGCAGGCGCAGGCGGACCTGGAAAGAACGGGGACGCAAGCCGAACAGGCCCAGATGGCCTCGCAGCAGGCCTTAAAAGCACGCGACAATTACGTGCTCAACATGAAGAAGCGCACCGCCGAGGCGATGCAGCTCATCTCAGCGGCCAAGCAGGCCAAGCTGCAGGAACAGCTCGCCCAGACGATGGAGGCTTTCAACATCGGCGACGACGCTTCGACATTCAACGAGATGCGCGAAAAGATCGACCGCCGCGTTGCCGCCGCCGAAGCGAAACTCCAGCTTGGGGCCGCCTCGGTCGATAACCAGATGGCCGACATCGAACGCGAGGCGATGGACATTCAGATGCAGGACAAGCTGCTCGAATACAAACAGCAAATGGGCATGCTCGGTGCGGGAACGCCGCCTGAGAGCAAACAGATCGAGGCCGGAGCGCCAGTACAGGAGGCAGAAATTATTGAGAACGTCGAGGTAAAGGACGCGCATCAATCGTCTTAG
- a CDS encoding type II toxin-antitoxin system RelE/ParE family toxin, which translates to MDYLQFTETPRFVKNASKLIDDDEIAKLQLKISEYPEGGVVVPNSGGMRKMRWGSSGRGKRGGMRIIYFLRLSVGRVLLLDIFSKGEKSDLDSKELEDLRQDVALWLKRK; encoded by the coding sequence ATGGACTACTTGCAATTTACTGAGACCCCGCGATTCGTAAAGAATGCATCCAAGTTGATCGATGATGATGAGATCGCGAAACTTCAGTTGAAAATCTCTGAATACCCCGAGGGCGGTGTTGTGGTACCGAACTCCGGCGGGATGAGGAAAATGCGATGGGGGTCATCGGGACGGGGAAAACGAGGCGGAATGCGGATCATCTACTTTCTTCGGTTATCGGTAGGCCGTGTTTTACTGCTCGACATTTTCTCTAAGGGCGAAAAGTCTGACCTCGACAGCAAGGAACTTGAAGATCTAAGACAGGATGTTGCCTTATGGCTAAAGCGAAAATAG
- a CDS encoding AbrB/MazE/SpoVT family DNA-binding domain-containing protein has protein sequence MVERARIFRNGGSQAVRLPKSCRFDDDQVEVIVRREGRKVILEPSSPPDEWSDEFLSSLGSLREDEDIPRPANVDISLHKNPFD, from the coding sequence ATGGTAGAACGTGCTCGAATATTCAGAAATGGAGGAAGCCAGGCGGTGAGACTTCCTAAGTCTTGTCGGTTTGATGACGATCAAGTCGAAGTAATCGTGCGCCGCGAGGGACGCAAGGTTATATTGGAGCCCAGTTCCCCGCCCGACGAATGGAGCGACGAGTTTTTGTCTTCTCTTGGTTCCTTAAGGGAGGACGAGGATATACCGAGGCCGGCCAACGTCGACATCTCGCTTCACAAGAATCCGTTCGACTAG
- a CDS encoding type II toxin-antitoxin system VapC family toxin: MKYLLDTDSVSYALRSQGRVHERIRHAPPHDLAISSITLAELRLGAELKESSRIHRAIDQFIEPIKVLPFDANAAAEFGRLNSLLRKRGTPIGDFDVLIAAHAVSLRCTMVTNNVRHFSRIPGLTVENWT; this comes from the coding sequence ATGAAATATCTCCTCGATACCGATAGCGTTAGCTACGCCCTAAGATCGCAAGGCCGCGTTCACGAACGGATCCGACACGCTCCGCCTCACGATCTTGCGATAAGCTCGATCACCTTGGCCGAACTGCGGTTGGGTGCGGAACTTAAGGAATCGTCGCGTATCCATAGGGCGATCGATCAATTCATCGAGCCGATCAAGGTACTGCCGTTTGACGCGAATGCGGCAGCAGAATTTGGCCGTCTGAACAGCCTCCTCAGAAAACGAGGGACGCCGATCGGTGATTTTGATGTACTGATCGCGGCACATGCTGTCAGTCTCCGCTGCACAATGGTGACAAATAACGTTCGACATTTTTCGCGTATTCCCGGACTTACGGTCGAGAACTGGACATGA
- a CDS encoding sigma-70 family RNA polymerase sigma factor, producing the protein MSVPSRAEFPNTAEDVGFVDKLRAGDTEAFGTLVDLYSDDIYALLYRLTDSPDEAADLTQDTFLKALRSMRHFRGDARLKTWLYRIAINESRNRFRWWKRRRRDLTISLDSALGDSETPLSTMIPDRGPTPEEVTLSKEREYELSVALGELSPAFREAVVLCDVEGLSYEETAAVTGVGIGTVKSRISRGREQLRRRLSGC; encoded by the coding sequence ATGTCTGTCCCGTCCCGTGCCGAGTTCCCCAATACGGCGGAGGATGTAGGCTTTGTTGACAAACTACGAGCAGGCGACACCGAGGCGTTCGGAACCCTTGTCGACCTATACTCAGACGACATATATGCCCTGTTGTATAGATTGACCGATTCGCCCGACGAAGCCGCTGACCTGACACAGGATACTTTCCTCAAGGCTCTTAGGTCGATGCGGCATTTCCGAGGTGATGCCCGACTGAAGACCTGGCTCTATAGGATCGCGATCAATGAATCGCGAAATCGCTTCCGCTGGTGGAAGCGCAGGCGGCGTGACTTGACGATATCGCTCGACTCGGCCCTGGGCGACTCTGAGACCCCACTTTCGACGATGATCCCGGACCGCGGCCCGACGCCGGAAGAGGTCACGCTCAGCAAGGAACGAGAGTATGAGCTAAGCGTCGCACTCGGCGAACTAAGTCCGGCCTTTCGTGAGGCGGTGGTGCTATGCGATGTTGAGGGCTTGAGCTACGAGGAAACTGCCGCCGTCACCGGTGTCGGGATCGGAACCGTGAAGTCTCGGATCTCGCGCGGCCGTGAACAATTGCGACGACGGCTGAGTGGATGTTGA
- a CDS encoding tetratricopeptide repeat protein has product MRPRHIPIIVATIVALATICLPVAAQNKREKERARQLAIQADRAYREKNYREAADKYAEVIAILPNNPNAHYAKGSAHVDLKEYDDALNEFTLAMNKGFRPILAIHKIRAFVYNEQKNFDAAAAELERALGIAPKDIQILKDLGGVQINRQAYQQALDILGRAAKIAPQDADVYYNIARVHNAQGDFGNQRTAAETALAKGTRFPGEAYYLLGDACRKQNDTPCAIEAFQKSANAKPDNLQTYRTLAEIFQDENRFPDAINILKQGLVAFPANGHLYTDLSRYYSFDDRPNEAIQAAKSGIQILPNQSAAYTNLCRAYNETKQYDLAVKECNTALRLKPDDGETNLYLGNANVNQGRAVEANKLYAQAVKGLEKLTAMSPKLSENWYLLGNAYYADRQTDKAIEAYTRCLTISPKFLRARFNLGIAQTLKKNRAAAMEQYERILTVDKDLATRLKAYIDRM; this is encoded by the coding sequence ATGAGACCACGACACATTCCAATAATAGTTGCGACGATCGTCGCACTGGCAACGATCTGCTTGCCCGTTGCCGCACAGAACAAGCGCGAAAAAGAGCGTGCACGGCAATTGGCAATACAAGCCGACCGGGCCTATCGAGAAAAGAACTATCGGGAGGCGGCGGACAAGTATGCGGAGGTGATCGCGATCCTTCCGAACAATCCGAATGCTCACTACGCCAAAGGCTCTGCCCACGTTGACCTGAAGGAATACGATGACGCTCTGAACGAATTCACGCTCGCGATGAATAAGGGGTTCCGGCCGATCCTTGCGATCCATAAGATCAGAGCTTTCGTCTATAACGAGCAGAAGAATTTCGATGCGGCGGCAGCCGAACTTGAAAGGGCACTCGGCATCGCACCAAAGGATATTCAAATTCTAAAAGATCTCGGCGGCGTGCAGATCAATCGTCAAGCGTATCAGCAAGCCCTAGATATCCTGGGCCGGGCCGCAAAGATCGCACCCCAGGACGCGGATGTCTATTACAACATCGCTCGTGTTCATAACGCTCAGGGCGATTTTGGGAATCAGCGGACGGCGGCGGAGACGGCGCTTGCCAAAGGGACACGTTTCCCTGGCGAGGCGTATTACCTTCTTGGCGACGCTTGCCGCAAGCAGAATGATACGCCGTGCGCCATTGAGGCATTTCAGAAATCGGCCAATGCGAAACCCGACAATTTGCAGACGTACAGAACTCTGGCTGAGATCTTCCAGGACGAGAATCGTTTCCCCGACGCTATCAATATTCTGAAACAGGGGCTCGTTGCCTTTCCGGCCAACGGCCATTTGTACACGGACCTGAGCCGGTATTACAGCTTTGATGACCGCCCGAACGAAGCGATCCAGGCCGCAAAATCCGGCATTCAGATCTTGCCAAACCAATCGGCGGCCTACACTAATCTCTGTCGGGCGTATAACGAAACGAAGCAGTACGATCTGGCCGTCAAGGAGTGCAATACGGCGCTTCGGCTAAAGCCGGACGACGGCGAGACCAATTTGTATCTCGGCAATGCTAACGTTAATCAAGGACGAGCGGTCGAGGCGAACAAGCTGTATGCGCAAGCCGTCAAGGGCCTTGAGAAGCTGACCGCTATGAGCCCGAAGTTGTCAGAAAACTGGTATCTGCTTGGCAACGCATATTATGCGGACAGGCAGACTGACAAGGCGATCGAGGCCTATACGAGATGTCTGACGATCAGCCCGAAATTCCTAAGGGCGAGGTTCAATTTGGGTATTGCTCAAACTTTGAAGAAGAACCGCGCGGCTGCTATGGAGCAGTACGAGCGCATACTGACGGTTGATAAGGACCTGGCGACACGGCTCAAGGCCTACATCGACAGGATGTAA
- a CDS encoding protein kinase, with protein sequence MKPLAQNSMIQNRYLIVQLIGKGGMGEVYLAIDQRLGSAVALKRTFFKGDETMGTAFEREARILGRLRHPVLPKVIDHFAEGGDQFLVMEHISGDDLGKRLETSKKPFPLNWVMFWADQALDALNYLHSHEPPIIHRDIKPQNLKLTDENHIVLLDFGLSKDFDSVNTGGSSGVGSIVGYSPGFAPMEQVRGTGTDGRSDIYSLSATLYQLLSNVAPPDALARADAMLGGGADPIEGLNLLNRDVAPAISDVIVKGMAIRQDDRYQTAAEMQKALRKSFNQGKQPTQAVTEVLPSLDIDTTEAPTRIVTAAPANPTQVNAAPDNGSTTMESTIQMDHAEVAEVLRQSDVKADAVAETPPPPDAVAKDVVAEPPPGAKPVASATSSVSPPMTAGRAAAAPHKARSSTAGFLIGGLVGLVLLAVAAGGGWYAYDRYYKASQTAPAPTPVPAASPVVNANVPPTNTDNANGEVSNSGISSANTDQETEANVQTGPSTRSTPNSPSRTTQPPARTSQPAAPKSTPKAKPRDDRTIILQ encoded by the coding sequence ATGAAACCACTTGCGCAAAACTCGATGATCCAAAACCGCTACCTGATCGTTCAGTTGATCGGGAAAGGCGGCATGGGCGAGGTCTATCTTGCTATCGACCAGCGGCTGGGAAGCGCGGTCGCCCTGAAGCGGACGTTTTTCAAAGGCGACGAGACTATGGGGACGGCCTTTGAACGTGAGGCTCGGATACTCGGACGTCTGCGCCATCCGGTATTGCCAAAAGTGATCGACCATTTCGCTGAAGGCGGCGATCAATTCCTCGTGATGGAGCATATCTCGGGCGACGACCTGGGCAAGCGGCTCGAGACGTCGAAAAAGCCATTTCCGCTAAATTGGGTCATGTTTTGGGCGGATCAGGCTCTGGACGCACTGAACTACCTGCATTCTCACGAGCCGCCGATCATTCACCGCGATATCAAACCTCAGAATCTCAAGCTTACGGACGAGAATCACATCGTGCTTCTCGATTTTGGTCTGTCTAAGGATTTTGACAGTGTCAATACCGGTGGTTCGTCAGGCGTCGGCAGCATAGTTGGTTACTCGCCGGGGTTCGCTCCGATGGAGCAGGTCCGCGGCACAGGGACCGATGGCCGAAGCGATATTTACTCGTTATCGGCGACGTTATACCAGCTGTTGAGTAATGTTGCCCCGCCGGATGCCCTTGCCCGGGCCGATGCAATGCTTGGTGGCGGTGCCGACCCGATCGAGGGTCTGAATCTGCTTAATCGCGACGTCGCACCCGCGATCTCCGACGTTATCGTCAAGGGCATGGCGATCAGGCAGGACGATAGGTACCAAACAGCCGCGGAGATGCAGAAGGCGCTTCGTAAGTCGTTTAATCAAGGGAAGCAGCCGACTCAGGCGGTGACGGAGGTCCTGCCAAGCCTGGATATTGATACTACCGAGGCCCCAACACGTATCGTAACGGCCGCCCCCGCGAATCCGACGCAGGTTAACGCGGCACCTGACAACGGCAGCACGACGATGGAATCGACGATCCAGATGGATCATGCTGAGGTGGCGGAGGTCCTGAGGCAGTCTGACGTGAAGGCTGATGCTGTAGCAGAAACGCCGCCCCCTCCGGACGCTGTAGCCAAGGATGTCGTTGCCGAGCCGCCGCCGGGTGCGAAACCGGTCGCGAGTGCTACCTCATCGGTTAGCCCGCCCATGACAGCCGGCAGAGCTGCGGCCGCACCCCATAAGGCGAGATCGTCGACCGCAGGGTTCCTGATCGGCGGCCTGGTCGGCCTGGTGCTCCTTGCTGTCGCAGCAGGCGGTGGATGGTACGCCTATGATCGATACTATAAGGCGAGCCAGACGGCGCCGGCGCCGACACCTGTTCCGGCCGCGTCGCCTGTTGTGAACGCCAACGTGCCTCCGACAAACACGGACAACGCTAATGGGGAGGTATCGAATTCCGGCATAAGTTCGGCCAACACAGATCAGGAGACGGAGGCGAACGTGCAGACCGGACCGTCAACACGTTCTACACCGAATTCGCCCTCGAGGACGACACAGCCACCGGCTCGCACATCACAGCCGGCGGCGCCCAAATCGACGCCGAAGGCTAAACCTCGCGATGACAGAACGATTATTTTGCAATAG
- a CDS encoding VWA domain-containing protein: MPLRQLAARLTVILILSIGVAAQDDDPIRVDSSIVRLNVGVVDRRGRPIMNLTRADFSIAEDGIEQPITRFEATESPFSVVLILDMSGSTLGFRQVIKQSASRFIDALSPQDRVAVIEFYDKVKLRNDFTTNRKVIGHSIEVSDGRGKTQMYKAIDFALEKLVGENSRRKAIVVLSDGVDTAVRDKDRELLEKLSDEAVPMAISPEKSEILQRVLDRADLQGVTIYPLALPTGDPAKLAEPTPRQTALYLAARARLQIIADRTGGRVNTIERLEDMGCIYALVAADLRTLYTLEYQPANDRRDGKWRSIKVGVSQADLIPRTRMGYFAK, from the coding sequence ATGCCCCTCAGACAGCTAGCGGCCCGGCTTACGGTAATTTTGATCTTGAGCATCGGCGTCGCGGCGCAGGATGATGACCCGATACGCGTCGATTCTTCGATCGTCCGCCTTAACGTAGGCGTTGTCGACAGACGCGGACGTCCGATCATGAATCTGACGCGTGCTGACTTTAGCATTGCCGAGGACGGCATAGAACAACCGATAACTCGCTTTGAGGCTACAGAATCGCCTTTTAGCGTCGTTCTCATTCTCGATATGAGCGGCTCGACGCTCGGCTTCCGGCAGGTGATCAAGCAATCGGCATCTCGATTCATAGATGCCCTCTCGCCACAAGACAGGGTTGCCGTGATCGAGTTTTACGATAAGGTAAAACTGCGCAACGACTTTACGACGAACAGAAAGGTAATCGGCCACTCGATTGAAGTATCGGATGGGCGTGGTAAGACCCAAATGTACAAGGCGATCGACTTCGCCCTCGAAAAACTCGTCGGTGAGAATAGCCGACGAAAGGCCATCGTCGTCCTGAGCGATGGCGTCGATACAGCCGTCAGAGACAAGGATCGGGAACTGCTTGAAAAGCTTTCCGATGAGGCAGTGCCGATGGCGATAAGCCCTGAGAAGAGCGAAATACTACAGCGCGTCCTTGACCGAGCCGATCTGCAGGGAGTGACGATCTATCCGCTCGCCCTGCCCACGGGTGATCCCGCCAAGCTGGCCGAGCCTACTCCTCGGCAGACCGCCCTTTATCTGGCCGCTAGGGCCCGATTGCAGATAATCGCTGATAGGACAGGCGGACGAGTGAACACGATCGAACGCCTCGAAGACATGGGCTGCATATACGCCCTCGTCGCTGCCGACCTGCGAACGCTTTACACGCTCGAATACCAGCCGGCAAACGACAGACGGGACGGCAAATGGAGGTCGATCAAGGTCGGTGTCAGTCAGGCCGACCTAATACCTCGAACGCGAATGGGCTACTTTGCCAAATAG
- a CDS encoding IS110 family transposase — translation MTFYIGVDFHPYQQTLCWCDEETGETGALKLFHDIEKVREYYSSLGKQAVIGIEASSRCGWFERIVAEAGHTLLVGNPVSIRKTALSRHKNDRIDAEHMLWLLMRNEFPAIWRRPIQSTEILDVIKLRSSLVGQRTQIYNRLSAVARDIGMPKSLMRTVAAQKVIKEVDMCEASALCRDQLFSTLEHLKARILEVESWLKQKATADTKAQLLMTQRGVGYLTALIFVHTVGDVTRFDKGTKAVTRFAGYDPVERSSAEKIRFGRISKAGPRLLRFHLGQASDSRSLGCETERILQTALKEETQGCGQNGHCPQTSGQTLDNAS, via the coding sequence ACGACATTGAGAAGGTACGCGAGTATTACTCGTCGCTTGGGAAACAGGCCGTGATCGGGATCGAGGCATCGAGTCGATGCGGGTGGTTCGAGAGGATAGTCGCCGAGGCCGGTCATACGCTGCTCGTCGGCAATCCGGTTTCGATAAGGAAGACCGCACTTTCCCGGCACAAGAACGACCGGATCGACGCCGAGCACATGCTTTGGCTGCTGATGCGGAATGAGTTTCCGGCGATCTGGCGGCGACCAATACAGAGCACGGAGATACTCGACGTGATCAAGCTGAGATCGAGCCTGGTTGGGCAGCGGACACAGATCTACAACCGTCTGAGTGCCGTTGCCCGGGACATCGGAATGCCGAAGTCGCTGATGAGAACCGTCGCCGCCCAGAAGGTGATCAAGGAGGTGGATATGTGCGAGGCTTCGGCACTGTGCCGTGACCAGCTTTTCTCTACGCTTGAGCACCTCAAAGCGCGAATACTCGAGGTCGAGTCTTGGCTAAAGCAGAAAGCAACGGCAGACACCAAGGCACAGCTGCTGATGACCCAGAGGGGCGTCGGATATCTCACGGCCCTGATATTCGTTCACACGGTCGGCGATGTCACACGCTTCGACAAAGGAACCAAAGCAGTAACACGCTTTGCAGGTTACGATCCCGTCGAACGTTCCAGTGCCGAGAAGATACGCTTCGGGCGGATCAGCAAGGCAGGGCCGAGACTGCTTCGCTTTCATCTGGGCCAAGCCTCAGATAGCCGTTCGCTCGGATGCGAGACTGAACGCATTCTACAAACGGCTCTCAAAGAGGAAACCCAGGGCTGTGGCCAAAACGGCCACTGCCCGCAAACTTCTGGTCAAACTCTCGATAATGCTTCGTGA